Genomic segment of Candoia aspera isolate rCanAsp1 chromosome 2, rCanAsp1.hap2, whole genome shotgun sequence:
atttgcatgttttcgaactgctaggttggcaggagctgggactagcaacgggagctcaccccgtcacatagATTCGAACCACCAGCCTTCACCCATTACTGAGGCATGGCTTGCTTTAAAAAGGGAGTGTTTACGGATTAACCTAACATGTCAGTCCAGCATTTTAGCTGGTAAAGCACAGTTTATAGAGTTATGGGGGAACTCACAGTTTATAACATGCAATGAACTATGGTTAATGACATCATGGCTTAATAAGATGTCTCTTTTTGATTTAATTGCAGTATTGTGAGGTTAAAGGAGAATATTATGTATAACAAGCTCATAGAAGAATGGCAGGAATGagcgtgtgtgtgagagagagtcaGAGAGtaggtgactgtgggccagtcactctctctcagcccaactcacctcacagggttgttgttgtggggaaaataggaggaggaaggagaattaggtgtgttccccaccttgagttatttatagaaataataaaggtgggctagaaaataaaataaaataaataaagtgtgctGTGTTCAGGGTGGCACAACTGACTGAGTCCTCCGCATGCCCAATGCTGCACATTCCATCTGGCACCAGTGGTTCCCCCAAAACCCTGAGCAAGCTCTCAAATCCTCTACAACTTTACAAATCCTCAGAGAATTCTGGAGATCACTTTAATGTTAATTTGTACAGATACGTTTTCATCATCacctatgcaaaaaaaaaaaaaaggctcaagtttttcctttaaaaactctGGGGCATCTTTCATTTGAATGTTGAGGTGTTGATGATTATTCCAGAACACAAATTTTAGGGCTTGATTTCAGCAGGGTGAGAAAAAGTTATTATACTGCAATGGATTAATGCTTTCTTTCCCATATTCTTCTCCTACTCCTTTCCCTACAGACAATGCCTCCCTTTAGTACTGGGGACATGGGCCATCACCGGGCACATTGCCGCTGACCCAGGTTCCCCCTTTCCTTCACCAGCCTAAAGATGGCCAGTGCCAATGAGACTGAAGAGGCCCATGGCTCAGCACCCAGTACAGCTTCCACTTACGCCAAGCTGCTACTCCTGGGCTTCATCATCTGTGTGAGTCTTGCAGGGAATCTGTCTCTCTCGCTGCTGGTGTTGAAAGAGCGTGGTCTCCACAAGGCCCCCTATTACTTCTTACTGGATCTGTGCCTGGCTGATGTGATCCGCTCAGCTGTCTGCTTTCCTTTTGTTCTCGTCTCTATCCGCCATGGCTCTGCTTGGACCTACAGTGTACTGAGCTGCAAGATTgtggccttcatggctgttctcttctgtttccatgctgcctttctcctcttctgcatcagcgTCACTCGCTATATGGCTGTGGCTCACCACCGCTTCTATGCCAAACGCATGACTTTCTGGACGTGCATTGCTGTCATCTGCATGGTGTGGACTTTGTCAGTGGCTATGGCCTTTCCACCAGTCTTTGATGTTGGGACCTACAAGTTCATCCGTGAAGAAGACCAGTGCATCTTTGAGCACCGCTACTTCAAAGCCAATGACACCCTGGGCTTCATGCTCATGCTAGCCGTGCTGATCTTCGCCACCCATGTGGTTTATATCAAGCTACTGCTCTTTGAGTACCGCCATCGTAAGATGAAGCCTGTCCAAATGGTTCCAGCTATCAGCCAGAACTGGACGTTCCATGGACCTGGAGCCACTGGACAAGCTGCGGCCAACTGGATTGCTGGCTTTGGCCGTGGTCCCATGCCTCCTACATTGTTGGGCATACGGCAGAATGCCCATGCTGCCAATCGGCGCTTGCTGGGCATGGAAGAATTCAAGGCTGAGAAGAAGCTAGGCAGGATGTTCTACGTCATCACTTTGCTCTTCTTGGTGCTCTGGTCACCCTACATTGTGGCCTGCTATTGGAGGGTATTTGTCAAAGCCTGTAGCATCCCCCACCGCTACCTCTCCACAGCCGTTTGGATGAGCTTTGCCCAAGCTGCTGTCAATCCCATAGTTTGCTTTCTACTCAACAAAGACCTCAAGAAAGGCTTGATTGCCCACATTCCCTGCTGGAGGACAGAGCCTGAATTGCCCAGAGAGCCTTACTGTGTGATGTGAGGAATGCTAAAAGGTTGGCTAGAATGCACCCCACCCACGCCAActgaatttgattttctttttccttatacGTCACACAAGGTTTTTCTTCCCCTGCAACACGTCATGGTCCCCCAGAGTACTTGTATCACAAACACTCTGATCTCTCAGTTGTCTAAGGGCAATTATCAAAATCATCCATTAGCTGCTATGAGACCAGAGCTGGATTCTGGTCTGTGTTCCTCTGGAGTAAATCCAGAGCCATAGGATGACAGTATTTGGTCCCTAGTAGTATTCCATGAGTTCTCAGAAGAGGTGAAAAATATCCTATGCTTTCCTGGTTTTATAATCCCCTAACTCTATCAAATCATTTAAGACTGTCCCTACAAAACTCTATCCCTAGCTTCTTAATACCCATTATTGCTTTGAAAGTAGGCCAGAGTTAGATTTTTGGGTTTGGTCTCCTAGAGTGAAGCCAAAACTGTTCCGCTCACTGGAGCAGAAATAGTTTGCGCTCagtggttttgtttggttttacagCTAGAGGGTGACAGTGAAAAGGGGTCCCTATTGATGGAATCTACTTTTATGCAAGATTAATTTTCTGATCCAGTAACTCCATCAATGAAATAAATTCCACATGATCTCAGAATTTGTGGGGCTATGGGGGGATGGAGGATGGGCCAAGAGAGGGTGGAGGAAAGGAAGCAGCAGACAGAGTTGTTCAAGGGAATGCCATGGAGCCAGCCATGACTTAGCTCTTTGTCTGTCAGAAGCGGTAACCAGGGAGCCTTGGAAACTCCACCTCAGTTGCCATGGCAGCAACCAATCCAAGACCCTGTAGACCATGTCACCCTGGAACAATGCAAGGAGGAAAATGCAGGAGGAGCATTTGGTGGGGAGaggcctgtgtgtgtgtgggaggaacCCATTCCCTTAAGAGTGGGAAATGATATATCAATATGCAAAATAGAGTGCATCCAGGGCTGCAGAGAAATGTAGGGTGACTACATGGAAATCATAAGACATGATGTCAGTATGGTAGTCCATATTCAGCTAAGGTGAAAAACAACACTACTGTTGCAAGGCTTATGTATTTCCATAGCCACCCCTCCCTACTTGCAAACACTCAAAACACATGAAACATCACTAATCCTGCCCATGCCACATAGCATGAATTTGTCTGCACCTCCTGTTGAGAGATGTTTACAGTTTAAGAGAAGCTCACCTGCCCAAATTTACTATCCCATATTTCTGGATTTATTCCAGCGGACAAACCATTGGGCTTTGGATCACTGATGGAAAGAGGACAAAGTGCCTCTTGAGTTATAAAAGGCATCCTAGTTCTGCTGCTAAACTCTACGATAGAAATCAATCCTAGGAAAAAGTGGGGTGGGTGGGACAGCCTGTGAGAGAAAACATGGGTGTACAGGTTAGAAAATTGGGACAGAAAATGTCACACCTGAATTGTAGAGAGAGCAGGGGAAATATAGGGGTCAGAATTCCTGATTCTCTTTTCATCCAAAAATGTGAATAGAGTTTGGGGTTTGAAACAGGATAAGCTATGACTGACTGGTTGAGTTCATACTTGGTTATAGTACCCACCTGCCCCATTGTTGCATTTTCTGAAGCAGGAACTCTCCAAATTCAAACCAACCAATTCCTAGCCATATAGTTTGATCCTGCTGAGATGGACATGATTACTGTTTGCAATTAAATGCTCCTTATGGGATGGGATTGGGAGGCATGGGCTGGGAGAAAAGATTTAGGAGGAAGAAAGTGTTGGGGAGTGATTCCTGGAAGAGGCACTGTTGCCAGTATTGTGTGAGAAAGGCAAATGGGACATTTGAAGAGGGCTATATGTCAGGGAAAGAACTGAGGGAATATTAGTTCAGGAGATGGAAGAGTCAGAGCCTGGGATTGGGGGCAGGAATTGGGGAACCAGATGAATTTAGTGCAGAGATTGGGGCTTTCCCCAACTTTTTCCCTTCAAAGGACTCTGATGTTTACTTTTGCCTC
This window contains:
- the GPR173 gene encoding probable G-protein coupled receptor 173 — protein: MASANETEEAHGSAPSTASTYAKLLLLGFIICVSLAGNLSLSLLVLKERGLHKAPYYFLLDLCLADVIRSAVCFPFVLVSIRHGSAWTYSVLSCKIVAFMAVLFCFHAAFLLFCISVTRYMAVAHHRFYAKRMTFWTCIAVICMVWTLSVAMAFPPVFDVGTYKFIREEDQCIFEHRYFKANDTLGFMLMLAVLIFATHVVYIKLLLFEYRHRKMKPVQMVPAISQNWTFHGPGATGQAAANWIAGFGRGPMPPTLLGIRQNAHAANRRLLGMEEFKAEKKLGRMFYVITLLFLVLWSPYIVACYWRVFVKACSIPHRYLSTAVWMSFAQAAVNPIVCFLLNKDLKKGLIAHIPCWRTEPELPREPYCVM